From Glycine max cultivar Williams 82 chromosome 11, Glycine_max_v4.0, whole genome shotgun sequence, the proteins below share one genomic window:
- the LOC100801683 gene encoding HVA22-like protein k-like (The RefSeq protein has 1 substitution compared to this genomic sequence) translates to MALPEVGLRLLLSPVTSNLLLRTACCSIGLALPVYSTFRAIENNDPYEQQRCLLYWAAYGSFSAAEMFAEKLFSWIPLYHHMKFAFLVWLQLPTLDGARQMYSSHLQPFLLKHQARMDLIVEFVYGAMSKIISAYKPELELARTLAVKFLMTATQMIRNFIHPVGRELNDIEPQKRQVQDSESEEE, encoded by the exons ATGGCTTTACCAGAG GTTGGGTTGAGACTGCTCCTTTCACCCGTTACTTCCAACCTTCTTCTCCGCACAGCATG CTGTTCAATAGGGCTTGCGCTTCCCGTGTATTCCACGTTTAAAGCTATTGAGAACAATGACCCATATGAGCAACAAAGGTGCCTATTGTATTGGGCAg CTTATGGTTCTTTTAGTGCTGCAGAAATGTTTgctgaaaaattattttcctg GATTCCACTCTATCATCACatgaagtttgcatttcttgtttGGCTACAGCTGCCCACTCTTGAT GGTGCAAGACAAATGTATTCTAGTCACTTGCAGCCATTCCTGTTGAAGCATCAAGCTAGAATGGATCTGATTGTTGAATTTGTGTATGGTGCAATG AGTAAAATTATTAGTGCATACAAACCAGAATTGGAGCTTGCAAGAACTCTTGCAGTGAAGTTTTTAATGACAG CAACTCAGATGATTAGGAATTTCATTCATCCAGTTGGGAGGGAGTTAAATGACATTGAACCCCAAAAGAGGCAGGTTCAGGATTCAGAATCAGAAGAAGAGTAA
- the LOC100802215 gene encoding arabinosyltransferase RRA2, giving the protein MIGRRDREGPLMRNNSTNSLRKSRVLTSVAIGVLIGCGFAFLFPNGFFVSDSVAPNRHIPLAGSKTQKNSAGCESSDRVNMLKSEFVAVSEKNAELKKQVRELTERLQLAEQGKDQAQKQFLTLGKQPKAGPFGTVKGLRTNPTVVPDQSVNPRLAKILEKVAVKQELIVCLANTNVKEMLEVWFTNIKRVGITNYLVAALDDETAKFCESNQVPVYKRDPDDGVDTIGRTGSNHAVSGLKFRILREFLQLGYSVLLSDVDIVYLQNPFDHLYRDSDVESMSDGHDNMTAYGYNDVFDEPTMGWARYAHTMRIWVYNSGFFYIRPTIPSIELLDRVATRLSKEQAWDQAVFNEELFYPSHPGYDGLHAARRTMDRYQFMNSKVLFKTVRNDASLSKLKPVIIHVNYHPDKLPRMKAIVEYYVNGKQEALKPFPDGSD; this is encoded by the exons ATGATTGGGCGCAGAGACAGAGAGGGACCCTTGATGAGGAACAACAGCACTAACTCTCTTCGCAAATCACGGGTCCTAACCTCAGTTGCAATTGGTGTCCTTATTGGATGCGGCTTCGCTTTCTTGTTCCCCAATGGCTTCTTCGTTTCCGACTCTGTTGCCCCTAATCGCCATATTCCTCTCGCTGGATCCAAGACCCAG AAAAATTCAGCTGGATGTGAATCCTCGGATCGGGTCAACATGTTGAAATCGGAGTTTGTGGCGGTATCAGAGAAAAATGCTGAGCTGAAAAAACAGGTGAGAGAATTGACTGAAAGGCTTCAGCTTGCGGAGCAAGGGAAAGACCAGGCTCAAAAGCAGTTCCTTACATTAGGAAAACAGCCTAAAGCTGGACCTTTTGGTACTGTAAAGGGATTAAGAACCAACCCTACTGTTGTTCCTGATCAATCTGTGAATCCAAGATTGGCAAAGATATTAGAGAAAGTTGCAGTTAAACAAGAGCTTATAGTTTGTCTTGCAAACACCAATGTGAAGGAGATGCTGGAGGTCTGGTTCACCAATATCAAGAGAGTTGGCATAACCAATTATCTAGTTGCTGCTTTAGACGATGAGACTGCAAAGTTTTGTGAATCAAATCAAGTCCCAGTGTATAAAAGAGATCCAGATGATGGTGTTGATACCATTGGAAGAACAGGGAGCAACCATGCTGTCTCTGGTCTTAAATTTCGTATTCTAAGAGAATTTTTGCAGTTGGGATATAGCGTTCTTCTATCAGATGTTGACATTGTATATTTGCAGAATCCTTTTGATCATCTATACCGTGATTCAGACGTGGAGTCCATGAGTGATGGTCATGATAACATGACAGCTTATGGCTATAATGATGTGTTTGATGAGCCTACAATGGGTTGGGCTCGATATGCTCATACTATGAGGATATGGGTTTACAACTCTGGTTTCTTCTATATCAGACCAACAATCCCTTCAATTGAGCTTTTGGATCGTGTGGCAACACGACTTTCAAAGGAGCAAGCATGGGACCAGGCTGTTTTCAACGAGGAACTGTTTTACCCCTCACATCCTGGTTATGATGGGCTTCATGCTGCCAGAAGAACTATGGATAGGTATCAATTCATGAACAGCAAGGTCCTGTTCAAGACAGTGAGGAACGATGCTAGCCTCAGCAAATTGAAGCCAGTAATTATTCACGTGAATTACCACCCTGATAAGCTTCCCCGAATGAAAGCAATTGTCGAATACTACGTTAATGGGAAGCAAGAGGCTCTCAAACCTTTCCCTGATGGCTCAGATTAG
- the LOC100527485 gene encoding BURP domain-containing protein precursor, producing the protein MASTLGLQFLPLFLLFLMSGHVIGARDMKVELRDEKQDEWYKATSVSNDESYGQGYITTSESAEPNYLASYTATKRNHNHEKFHQPYIAGYTTSNAANKANQHIAGYRTKTYDSNTPYIAGYRTTSASHKAQESNTPYIAGYRTNTYDSNAPYIAGYTTSAHMANNQPNYIAGYRTRTTRDSNTPYIAGYRTRTTHDSNTPYIAGYRTRTTHDPNAPYIAGYRTRTTHDPNAPYIAGYTTTTAKKAPKEPFHDDTTEPYIAQYGETKPKKDLKESSHDDTTKPYITQYGGTGTKNDPKESSNIVDHTEAFKTGFFALDDLHVGNVMTLQFPIQEVSHFLPKKEAESIPFSISQLPSVLQLFSISEDSPQANAMRDTLDQCEAEPITGETKICATSLESMLEFVGKIIGLETKHNIITTTLPTASGVPLQKFTILEVSEDINASKWVACHPLPYPYAIYYCHFIATGSKVFKVSLGSENNGDDDKIEALGICHLDTSDWSPNHIIFRQLGIKPGKDSVCHFFTIKHLMWVPQPLQATM; encoded by the exons ATGGCTTCTACTCTTGGGCTTCAGtttcttcctcttttccttttgttcCTTATG AGTGGCCACGTCATTGGTGCTAGAGATATGAAGGTAGAACTGCGAGATGAGAAACAAGATGAATGGTACAAAGCCACATCAGTGTCTAATGACGAGTCATATGGCCAAGGGTACATAACCACTTCAGAATCCGCTGAACCTAATTACCTAGCTTCATATACTGCTACTAAGCGCAACCATAACCATGAAAAGTTCCATCAACCTTACATAGCTGGGTACACAACAAGCAATGCTGCAAACAAAGCCAATCAACACATAGCAGGGTATAGAACCAAAACCTATGATTCCAATACACCATACATAGCTGGTTACAGAACAACTAGTGCTTCCCATAAAGCCCAAGAATCCAATACACCTTACATTGCAGGGTATAGGACCAACACTTATGATTCTAATGCACCTTACATAGCTGGGTACACAACTAGTGCACATATGGCTAACAATCAACCAAATTACATTGCAGGGTATAGAACTAGGACAACCCGTGATTCCAATACACCTTACATTGCAGGGTATAGGACTAGAACCACACATGATTCCAATACACCTTACATTGCAGGGTATAGGACTAGAACCACCCATGATCCCAATGCACCTTACATTGCAGGGTATAGGACTAGAACCACCCATGATCCCAATGCACCTTACATAGCTGGGTACACAACAACTACTGCCAAGAAAGCTCCAAAAGAGCCATTCCATGATGATACCACTGAACCTTATATAGCCCAATATGGAGAAACCAAACCCAAAAAGGACCTAAAAGAGTCATCCCATGATGATACCACTAAACCTTACATAACCCAATATGGTGGAACCGGTACCAAAAATGACCCAAAAGAATCTTCCAATATTGTGGACCACACAGAGGCTTTCAAGACAGGATTTTTCGCCTTAGATGATCTTCATGTTGGGAATGTGATGACTCTCCAATTTCCCATCCAAGAGGTTTCTCACTTCCTACCAAAAAAAGAGGCTGAGTCCATTCCTTTCTCAATCTCACAACTCCCCAGTGTTCTTCAACTCTTCTCAATCTCTGAAGATTCTCCCCAAGCCAATGCCATGAGAGACACACTTGACCAATGTGAAGCAGAACCCATCACAGGGGAGACCAAGATTTGTGCTACCTCTTTAGAGTCCATGCTTGAATTTGTTGGCAAAATCATTGGTTTAGAGACCAAGCATAATATTATCACAACCACACTTCCCACGGCCTCAGGTGTCCCTCTACAAAAGTTCACCATTTTGGAAGTATCAGAAGATATCAATGCTTCTAAATGGGTAGCTTGCCATCCCTTACCATACCCTTATGCCATTTACTATTGCCACTTCATAGCAACAGGGAGCAAGGTGTTCAAGGTCTCACTAGGTAGTGAGAATAATGGAGATGACGACAAAATTGAAGCTCTTGGCATTTGTCATTTGGACACATCTGATTGGAGCCCAAATCACATCATATTTAGGCAACTTGGAATCAAGCCTGGGAAGGATTCAGTGTGTCACTTTTTCACTATAAAACATCTTATGTGGGTTCCCCAGCCTTTACAGGCCACCATGTGA